Proteins encoded by one window of Lathyrus oleraceus cultivar Zhongwan6 chromosome 1, CAAS_Psat_ZW6_1.0, whole genome shotgun sequence:
- the LOC127121172 gene encoding probable glutathione S-transferase: protein MADEVILLDFWPSPFGIRLRIALAEKGIKYEYKDEDLKNKSPLLLQMNPIHKKIPVLIHNGKPICESLIILQYIDEVWNDKSPLLPSDPYQKSQARFWADFGDKKIYETGKNLWTKKGEELEAAKKEFIEVLKLLEQELGDKSYFGGDKLGFVDVALIPFYAWFKGYETFGNINIEKECPKFIGWAKRCIKIESFSKSIPDQDKVYQFIVEMRKMMGIE, encoded by the exons ATGGCCGATGAAGTGATTCTTCTAGATTTCTGGCCAAGTCCGTTCGGAATCAGGCTCAGAATAGCCCTTGCTGAAAAGGGTATTAAGTATGAGTACAAAGATGAAGACTTGAAGAACAAAAGCCCTTTGTTATTACAAATGAACCCTATTCATAAGAAAATTCCTGTACTCATTCACAATGGCAAACCCATTTGTGAATCTCTTATTATTCTTCAGTATATTGACGAGGTTTGGAATGATAAATCTCCTTTGTTGCCTTCTGATCCTTATCAGAAATCACAGGCTAGATTTTGGGCTGATTTTGGTGACAAGAAG ATCTATGAAACTGGAAAGAACCTTTGGACTAAAAAAGGAGAAGAGCTAGAAGCTGCAAAGAAGGAATTCATAGAAGTCCTCAAATTGTTGGAGCAAGAGTTGGGAGACAAGAGTTATTTTGGTGGAGACAAACTTGGTTTTGTGGATGTTGCACTTATTCCATTCTACGCTTGGTTTAAAGGCTATGAGACCTTTGGTAACATCAATATAGAGAAGGAGTGTCCCAAGTTCATTGGTTGGGCTAAGAGATGTATCAAGATTGAGAGTTTTTCAAAGTCTATTCCTGATCAGGATAAGGTCTATCAGTTCATTGTGGAGATGAGGAAGATGATGGGCATTGAGTAG
- the LOC127120981 gene encoding probable glutathione S-transferase — MAHEVILLDYWPSPFGMRLRIALAEKGITYEYKDEDLRNKSPLLLQMNPIHKKIPVLIHNGKPICESLIALQYIDEVWNDKAPLLPSDPYQRSQARFWADFVDKKIYETGKNLWTKKGEEQEAAKKEFIEALKVLEQELGNKSYFGGDKLGFVDVALIPFYTWFKGYETFGNLNIEKECPKFIGWAKRCVKIESVSKSIPDQDKVYQFIVEVRKKMGIE, encoded by the exons ATGGCTCATGAAGTGATTCTTCTAGATTACTGGCCAAGTCCGTTTGGGATGAGGCTCAGAATAGCCCTTGCTGAAAAGGGTATTACCTATGAGTACAAAGATGAAGACTTGAGGAACAAAAGTCCTTTGCTGTTACAGATGAACCCTATTCACAAGAAAATCCCCGTTCTCATTCACAATGGCAAGCCTATCTGTGAATCTCTAATTGCTCTTCAGTATATCGATGAAGTTTGGAATGATAAAGCTCCTTTGTTGCCTTCTGATCCATACCAGAGATCACAAGCTAGATTCTGGGCTGATTTTGTTGACAAGAAG ATCTATGAAACTGGAAAGAACCTTTGGACTAAAAAAGGAGAAGAGCAAGAAGCTGCAAAGAAGGAATTCATAGAAGCCCTCAAAGTGTTGGAGCAAGAGTTGGGAAACAAGAGTTATTTTGGAGGAGACAAACTTGGTTTTGTGGATGTTGCACTTATTCCATTCTACACTTGGTTTAAAGGCTATGAGACCTTTGGTAACCTCAATATAGAGAAGGAGTGTCCCAAGTTCATTGGTTGGGCTAAGAGATGTGTCAAGATTGAGAGTGTTTCTAAGTCTATTCCTGATCAGGATAAGGTCTATCAGTTCATTGTGGAGGTCAGGAAGAAGATGGGCATTGAGTAG
- the LOC127121062 gene encoding probable glutathione S-transferase parC has translation MADEVILLNFWPSHYGMRVLIALEEKGIKYENKQEDFSNKSLLLLQMNPIHKKIPVLIHNGKSICESLNIVEYIDEVWKDHSPLFPSDPYQRSQAKFWANYVDTKVYEIGSRYAKSEGEEKEGAKKELVESFEVLEKHLGDKPYFGGDKFGFVDVALVPFFCMLYTYTFAGKFIDDEKFPNLTCWAKRCAKKESVSKSIPQESKIKHFLAEKGLLHRGE, from the exons ATGGCAGATGAGGTGATTCTGTTAAATTTCTGGCCAAGTCATTATGGCATGAGGGTCCTAATTGCACTTGAGGAAAAGGGTATCAAGTATGAGAACAAACAAGAGGATTTTAGCAACAAGAGTCTTTTACTCTTGCAAATGAACCCAATTCACAAGAAAATACCAGTTCTAATCCACAATGGAAAATCCATCTGTGAGTCATTAAATATAGTTGAATATATTGATGAGGTTTGGAAGGATCATTCTCCTTTGTTTCCTTCTGATCCTTACCAAAGAAGTCAAGCTAAATTTTGGGCTAACTACGTTGACACTAAG GTATATGAGATTGGATCTAGGTATGCAAAAAGTGAAGGAGAAGAGAAAGAAGGTGCAAAGAAAGAGTTGGTAGAGAGTTTTGAAGTGTTGGAAAAACATCTGGGAGACAAACCTTATTTTGGTGGAGACAAGTTTGGTTTTGTGGATGTGGCACTTGTTCCATTCTTTTGCATGCTATATACTTACACTTTTGCTGGGAAATTCATTGATGATGAAAAATTCCCCAATTTGACTTGTTGGGCGAAAAGGTGTGCTAAAAAAGAGAGTGTATCTAAGTCAATTCCTCAAGAGAGTAAGATCAAACATTTTTTAGCAGAGAAAGGTCTCTTACATCGTGGAGAATAG